A genomic region of Alnus glutinosa chromosome 11, dhAlnGlut1.1, whole genome shotgun sequence contains the following coding sequences:
- the LOC133880969 gene encoding putative clathrin assembly protein At1g03050, protein MGPSKIRRALGAVKDKTSIGLAKVGGSASLADLDVAIVKATRHDEYPAEERHIREILSLTCYSRAYISACVNTLSKRLNKTRNWTVALKTLMLIQRLLSEGDPAYEQEIFFSTRRGTRLLNMSDFRDSSQSNSWDYSSFVRTYALYLDERLEFRMQSRRGKRSVFGFEEDDDQEANNLQGGPRATPVREMRTEHVFSRMQHLQQLLERFLACRPTGAAKTHRVVIVALYPSVKESFQIYYDITEIMGIFIDRFMELQVHDCVKVYEVFCRVGKQFDELDMFYSWCKTIGIARSSEYPELEKITPKKLEVMDEFIRDKSALAQTIKHRSIEETILEEQKQNEEEEEDMNAVKALPPPPQGFTDIEEVKEDETKEKQKQQQEGDLLNLGNDIAITSEQHSDKLALALFDHDGGAPAASQTWEAFNDETADWETALVESASNLSGQKVTLAAGFDMLLLDGMFKQAGTRAGPGGSASSVAFGSARRPPMLALPAPPTSATSADPFAASLAVAPPAYVQMSEMEKKQKLLVEEQLMWQQYARDGMQGQLGMAKIQHHNPYNMGGYTHSY, encoded by the exons atgggTCCAAGCAAGATCAGAAGAGCTCTAGGAGCGGTCAAGGACAAGACCAGCATAGGCCTGGCAAAAGTTGGAGGCAGCGCCTCCCTGGCGGACCTTGACGTGGCGATTGTGAAGGCAACGAGACATGACGAGTACCCGGCGGAGGAGAGGCATATTCGTGAGATTCTGAGCTTAACATGCTACTCGCGTGCCTACATCAGTGCTTGTGTGAACACCCTCTCGAAGCGCCTCAACAAGACCAGGAATTGGACGGTGGCACTAAAGACGCTTATGTTGATCCAGCGGCTACTCTCGGAGGGCGATCCTGCATATGAGCAAGAAATCTTCTTCTCAACCAGACGCGGGACTCGTCTTCTCAACATGTCAGATTTTCGCGACTCTTCACAATCGAATTCATGGGACTATTCCTCGTTTGTGCGCACATATGCACTCTACCTTGATGAACGGCTTGAGTTTAGGATGCAAAGCCGGCGGGGAAAACGCAGTGTGTTTGGATTTGAGGAAGATGATGATCAGGAGGCCAACAACCTGCAGGGCGGTCCAAGAGCCACACCAGTGCGCGAAATGAGAACTGAGCATGTATTTTCAAGGATGCAGCACTTGCAACAGCTCCTTGAGCGCTTCTTAGCATGTCGCCCTACAG GTGCAGCAAAGACCCACCGGGTTGTGATAGTAGCTCTCTACCCTAGTGTGAAAGAGAGTTTCCAAATATATTATGACATAACTGAAATAATGGGTATCTTTATCGACCGTTTCATGGAACTACAAGTCCACGACTGTGTGAAGGTGTACGAGGTGTTCTGCCGCGTCGGCAAGCAGTTTGACGAGCTTGACATGTTCTACAGCTGGTGCAAGACTATTGGCATTGCACGCTCCTCTGAATACCCAGAGCTCGAGAAAATTACCCCAAAGAAACTTGAGGTTATGGATGAGTTCATCCGAGACAAGTCAGCTTTGGCACAAACCATAAAACATAGGTCTATAGAAGAGACGATATTGGaagagcaaaaacaaaatgaagaagaagaagaagacatgaACGCGGTAAAGGCtctaccaccaccaccacaagGTTTCACTGATATCGAGGAAGTCAAAGAGGATGAAACAAAGGAGAAGCAAAAACAACAACAAGAGGGTGATCTATTGAACTTAGGAAACGATATTGCAATAACAAGCGAACAACATTCAGATAAACTAGCCTTAGCCTTATTTGATCATGATGGCGGTGCACCCGCAGCTAGTCAAACGTGGGAGGCCTTCAATGACGAAACAGCAGACTGGGAGACGGCGTTAGTTGAATCAGCAAGCAATCTGTCAGGCCAGAAAGTGACACTTGCCGCCGGTTTCGACATGTTGTTGCTCGACGGCATGTTTAAACAGGCGGGGACAAGGGCGGGTCCAGGTGGGAGTGCGAGTAGCGTCGCATTTGGGTCAGCCAGAAGGCCACCAATGCTGGCATTGCCGGCACCGCCAACATCCGCAACAAGTGCAGACCCATTTGCAGCCTCATTGGCAGTGGCACCGCCGGCGTATGTGCAAATGTCAGAGATGGAGAAGAAGCAGAAACTCTTGGTGGAAGAGCAATTGATGTGGCAGCAGTACGCAAGGGATGGCATGCAAGGGCAGCTTGGAATGGCAAAGATACAGCACCACAATCCCTACAACATGGGAGGTTACACACACAGCTACTGA